Proteins co-encoded in one uncultured Methanomethylovorans sp. genomic window:
- a CDS encoding adenosylcobinamide amidohydrolase produces MEEMLADELLDESPITSDAYQQQVERIPLFTTAGGEEIYRQKNSLVVKLPPGRSAVTTSWLNGGQRDDLECIFNHTIPYYVDDESDLEGGNLFSYLSITAKSLGFDASRCAGLLTAASMENVSIVSRSFRGVQVTAVVTGGIDINGGRAGRHCILLSGAWGSENDQWHYQHYCADQC; encoded by the coding sequence ATGGAAGAAATGCTAGCAGATGAATTACTTGATGAATCACCGATAACCAGTGATGCATATCAGCAGCAAGTGGAAAGAATTCCTCTGTTCACAACAGCCGGCGGAGAAGAAATATACCGGCAGAAAAACTCACTGGTTGTAAAGCTTCCTCCTGGCCGTAGTGCTGTGACCACTTCCTGGCTCAATGGAGGACAGCGAGATGATCTTGAGTGCATCTTCAACCATACTATTCCTTACTATGTCGATGACGAGAGCGACCTTGAAGGAGGAAACCTGTTCTCTTATCTTTCTATCACAGCCAAAAGTCTTGGATTTGATGCATCCCGCTGTGCAGGGCTTCTTACAGCTGCCAGTATGGAGAACGTATCCATAGTCTCAAGATCATTCAGGGGGGTCCAGGTAACTGCGGTTGTCACAGGGGGTATTGATATCAATGGCGGAAGAGCAGGGAGACACTGCATCTTATTATCAGGAGCATGGGGAAGTGAAAATGATCAATGGCACTATCAACACTATTGTGCTGATCAATGCTAG
- a CDS encoding adenosylcobinamide amidohydrolase codes for MAEEQGDTASYYQEHGEVKMINGTINTIVLINASLPAYTLTRAMMTATEAKTVAIQELMAPSRYSHGIATGSGTDMIAIVSNNTSKYELTDSGKHSKLGELIGTCVIEATKEALAKQSLLTPIYQRDFLVRLKRFGITEEHIWKAACKLQGDNCEEHFRKELRRVTSIPTMVGVTSSILHIVDEVAWGLLPEQEGKTAAFSSMCGVPYILNSKNIPLDEATG; via the coding sequence ATGGCGGAAGAGCAGGGAGACACTGCATCTTATTATCAGGAGCATGGGGAAGTGAAAATGATCAATGGCACTATCAACACTATTGTGCTGATCAATGCTAGCCTGCCTGCTTACACACTGACACGAGCCATGATGACAGCTACTGAAGCCAAGACCGTGGCAATACAGGAACTAATGGCACCCAGCCGCTATTCCCATGGAATTGCCACGGGTTCCGGCACAGATATGATAGCGATTGTGTCGAACAATACCAGCAAATATGAACTTACGGACTCGGGCAAACATTCCAAACTTGGCGAGCTCATAGGGACCTGTGTCATTGAAGCTACAAAGGAAGCACTCGCAAAGCAATCACTTCTGACTCCGATATATCAGAGGGATTTTCTTGTCCGTCTTAAAAGATTCGGGATAACAGAAGAACATATATGGAAAGCTGCCTGCAAGCTGCAAGGAGATAACTGCGAAGAGCATTTCAGGAAAGAACTGAGAAGAGTCACCTCTATTCCGACAATGGTTGGGGTTACCAGCTCCATTCTCCATATAGTTGATGAGGTTGCATGGGGCCTCTTGCCGGAGCAGGAAGGAAAAACAGCAGCATTCTCTTCCATGTGTGGAGTTCCTTATATTCTCAATTCCAAAAACATACCCCTTGATGAGGCTACTGGATGA
- a CDS encoding TIM barrel protein has protein sequence MKETMNFSLCKTDLGKFGGEWDELGAFLKGYGLSGVELFIDQRPLPNIPKDLITGVHLPYWIGHHRAWVDNSVFCKEMGELERLLIYGGRSREEVICNFKQVLRNAASLEAAYGVFHVAYSELSYIFGREFECTDIDVFRTTADFLNECIADFPNGEPPVRLFFENLWWPGLTLLDPVSVLEFTEMLEFDNWAFVLDTGHLIAAVGNCFQEDHGVDAVLNTLSLHSDDILDRIEGMHFHCGVSGGYANNKYEGFYDPDDENIFFEAMKYVNAIDPHQPFTSERCREIVDFVSPDFLTHEFLSQDLAELDHKIKDSEACTLQYGR, from the coding sequence ATGAAAGAAACAATGAATTTTTCCCTGTGTAAAACCGACCTGGGGAAGTTTGGTGGAGAATGGGATGAACTTGGAGCTTTTCTGAAAGGTTATGGTCTTTCGGGAGTAGAGCTGTTTATAGACCAGAGACCTCTTCCCAACATTCCTAAAGATCTCATTACTGGTGTACATTTGCCATACTGGATAGGCCATCATCGGGCATGGGTGGATAACAGTGTGTTCTGCAAAGAGATGGGAGAACTGGAAAGACTTCTGATATATGGTGGCCGTTCCAGAGAGGAAGTGATATGTAATTTCAAACAGGTCCTCAGGAATGCTGCTTCTCTGGAAGCTGCCTATGGTGTGTTCCATGTTGCCTATTCTGAACTTTCATATATCTTTGGTCGCGAGTTCGAATGTACTGACATTGATGTTTTCAGGACCACAGCAGATTTTCTGAACGAATGTATTGCTGATTTTCCCAACGGTGAGCCACCTGTCCGCCTTTTTTTTGAGAACCTGTGGTGGCCAGGACTTACACTATTAGATCCGGTTTCAGTACTTGAGTTCACAGAAATGCTGGAGTTCGATAACTGGGCATTTGTACTTGACACAGGTCATCTGATAGCCGCAGTAGGCAACTGTTTCCAGGAAGATCATGGTGTAGATGCGGTTTTGAATACTCTGTCCCTTCATAGCGACGACATATTAGATAGGATCGAAGGAATGCACTTTCACTGCGGTGTGTCAGGAGGTTATGCAAATAACAAATATGAGGGATTCTATGACCCTGATGATGAAAATATTTTCTTTGAGGCCATGAAATATGTGAACGCAATAGATCCGCACCAGCCTTTTACTTCTGAAAGATGCAGAGAGATAGTTGATTTCGTTTCTCCTGACTTTCTTACACACGAGTTCTTGTCTCAGGACCTTGCAGAACTCGATCATAAGATAAAAGACTCAGAGGCATGCACTCTACAATATGGCCGATAA
- a CDS encoding AAA family ATPase, protein MAKGGIGKSTVSSNLSAALSASGKSILQIGCDPKHDSTRLLMGGNSIPTVLNYIRTNIPEKRCLEDLVFSGYGGVCCVEAGGPEPGVGCAGRGILTTFELLEQLGIREIPFDIIVYDVLGDVVCGGFAVPLRHEICRCCISCNFRGIHVPLRCQ, encoded by the coding sequence ATGGCAAAAGGCGGGATTGGTAAATCGACCGTATCATCCAATCTGTCAGCTGCATTATCAGCTTCGGGAAAGAGTATCCTTCAGATCGGATGTGATCCCAAACACGATTCAACCCGTCTTCTCATGGGCGGTAATTCAATACCTACGGTCCTTAACTATATCAGGACCAATATCCCGGAAAAACGTTGTCTTGAGGATCTTGTCTTTTCTGGATACGGCGGAGTTTGCTGTGTCGAAGCGGGTGGTCCTGAACCAGGAGTCGGATGTGCAGGCAGAGGTATACTGACAACCTTTGAACTGCTTGAACAGCTGGGAATCAGGGAAATACCTTTTGACATAATAGTATACGATGTGCTTGGAGATGTCGTATGCGGCGGCTTTGCTGTTCCTTTGAGGCATGAAATATGCCGATGCTGTATTTCTTGTAACTTCCGGGGAATACATGTCCCTTTACGCTGCCAATAA
- a CDS encoding nitrogenase component 1, with protein sequence MLIPTCIFKGLADYVMGISCGITPLFSAFPLTELEMESIVLGRNIAEERCFYTSVSRQEQPSFRSPVRTGKHFLTKGVKNKEPLHGCALAGAVTSAVNVTDALTIVHGPRSCAHILSNFLQSSSLKEKVRHGILMPDNRENVILPTDMGEEAFIFGGMDELRQCVENAIGDGWDTIFIATTCPAGLIGDDVELAISCLKSDNPDIKILPLLVDGNLEGDFAQGLVEGYRKVADLVDVSHIS encoded by the coding sequence ATGCTGATACCCACATGTATTTTCAAGGGGCTGGCAGATTACGTGATGGGAATATCCTGTGGGATAACACCGCTTTTTTCGGCGTTTCCATTAACTGAACTGGAAATGGAATCAATCGTGCTCGGCAGGAATATTGCAGAGGAGCGATGTTTTTACACTTCTGTTTCCAGGCAGGAACAACCCAGTTTCAGATCTCCTGTAAGGACTGGAAAGCATTTTCTGACAAAAGGTGTAAAGAACAAGGAACCGCTTCACGGATGTGCTCTTGCCGGAGCAGTTACATCTGCAGTGAATGTGACAGATGCACTTACAATTGTGCATGGTCCCCGTAGTTGTGCTCATATATTATCGAATTTTCTGCAGTCTTCTTCACTTAAGGAGAAAGTAAGACATGGAATACTCATGCCGGATAACCGGGAAAATGTGATATTACCAACTGATATGGGCGAAGAAGCTTTTATTTTCGGAGGAATGGACGAGCTAAGACAATGTGTAGAGAATGCTATCGGTGATGGATGGGACACAATCTTCATAGCTACTACCTGTCCTGCAGGTCTGATAGGAGATGATGTTGAGCTTGCGATCTCCTGTCTAAAATCGGATAATCCGGATATAAAGATATTACCTCTTCTTGTGGATGGAAACCTTGAAGGCGATTTTGCACAGGGGCTTGTAGAAGGTTACCGGAAAGTAGCAGATCTTGTCGACGTGTCCCATATCTCCTGA
- a CDS encoding nitrogenase component 1, which yields MSTCPISPEKGWVNIIGEKSLSDGEGTNFHIIENLLSQLGLKVNCRFLNRTTLETIKEFKKAQFNILAHDDDSNLVLRDFLIDRFDVDFFEYPFPIGFRETAAWLTALKQYSDAKLDIEPLIEVERLKYETEIGKYRPFLRGKKLLVNSYSRRIDWILDVAFDLGMEVVKVGMLKSSTDDIIRSRYTGIFEVEYDYDLGKRQEDIRKLHPDLVLSNYPPAFATEGVHHDSIPLVPEVGFDISMKLAKRWGQFIRLPATEGWKYDGGESE from the coding sequence TTGTCGACGTGTCCCATATCTCCTGAAAAAGGATGGGTGAATATCATCGGAGAGAAGTCCCTTTCTGATGGTGAAGGAACTAATTTTCATATTATAGAAAATCTGCTGTCCCAGCTGGGATTGAAAGTCAACTGCCGGTTCCTTAACAGGACAACTCTTGAAACGATAAAGGAGTTCAAAAAAGCGCAGTTCAATATCCTGGCTCACGATGATGATTCAAATCTTGTTCTTCGGGATTTTCTGATCGACAGGTTCGATGTCGATTTCTTTGAATATCCTTTCCCAATTGGTTTCAGAGAAACGGCTGCATGGCTTACTGCACTCAAGCAGTACTCTGATGCGAAGCTTGACATTGAGCCTTTGATAGAGGTAGAGAGATTAAAGTATGAAACAGAGATTGGGAAATACCGTCCTTTTCTCAGGGGTAAGAAATTGCTAGTCAACAGTTACAGTCGCAGAATAGACTGGATACTTGATGTTGCTTTTGATCTGGGAATGGAAGTGGTCAAAGTGGGAATGCTGAAATCATCCACAGATGATATTATCAGAAGCAGATATACAGGCATATTTGAAGTAGAATATGATTACGATTTGGGAAAACGGCAGGAAGATATCAGAAAATTGCATCCTGACCTTGTGCTGTCCAATTACCCTCCTGCCTTTGCCACAGAAGGTGTCCATCATGACTCGATTCCTCTGGTACCTGAAGTGGGATTTGATATAAGCATGAAACTTGCAAAAAGATGGGGGCAGTTTATACGTTTACCTGCTACCGAGGGATGGAAATATGATGGGGGTGAGTCAGAATGA